A segment of the uncultured Desulfobulbus sp. genome:
CCTGTGAATCGCTGGCAGAGGTGCATTCATGAGGGAAAAGGCACGGCAGGTTGTCCTCGACAATATTTTCAAGATCACAGAGAATGGAATATTCGGGGAAGAAATCCGAAAGATCAGGCAAACCTTCAAGGAAGAACAAAACGCTTGGTAAGGAGAATTCTATGGATCGTCGTGACTTTTTGAAAAAAGCCATCGGCAGTAGCATAGCGGCTGGTTCTGCTTGGGCGTTCACCGGGGTGGAAGAGTTATGGGCAGCCCCCCTGTCCTCTGCTCGGGCCTGGGAGCTGGTAGCGGTCCGCGGCGGCGAGCCGGGGATAATGTTTGACCAGGCGATCGCCTCCTTTGGGGGCATGCAGGCCTTTGTTCCCAAAGGCAGCAAGGTCGTGGTCAAACCGAATATCGGCTGGGATGTACCGCCGGATCGAGGTGGCAACACCCATCCCGAACTGGTGGGACGTATAGTCGAGCATTGCCTGGCGGTGGGCGCCAAACAGGTCACGGTCTTTGATCATACCTGCGATAACTGGCGCCGCTGCTACACCAACAGCGGCATCGAGGAGGCGGTCAACAGGGCGGGCGGTTCACTGGTCTCGGCCGACAGTAAGGGGTATTACCAGCACGTCGCTGTTCCCAGGGGAAAAAGGCTCACCGAGGCCCTGGTGCACCAGGCCCTGCTCCAGGCCGATGTGTTCATCAACGTGCCGGTGTTGAAACATCACAGTTCCGCCATGGTGACCATCGGCATGAAAAATCTCATGGGCGTGGTCTGGGATCGGGGCTATTGGCACCGGAACGATCTGCACCAGTGTATCGCCGACTTTGCCTCCTTCCGCAAACCCGATCTCACCGTGGTCGACGCCTACAACATCATGAAACAAAACGGCCCGCGCGGCATCTCCGTTGGCGATGTGGTCCGTATGCAGGCGCAGATCCTGGCAACGGATCCGGTGGCCGCGGATGCTGCTGCTGCCAAGTTGTTCGGTGCAGAGCCCGCCGATATCCGCCATATCCAGATCGCGGCTGACATGCAGTTGGGCAGGATGAACCTGCAGGATGTATCGATAAATCGGATTAAGCTCTAGACAATGCAGGCTCGTGTGCTCAAAAGGCTGCGGGTTACTCTTGCCGCCTGTTTCTTTCTCCTGACCCTGTCGCTCTTTTTGGATTTCCGGGAAATGGGCCTGCGAATCCTTGCGGATAACGTACTGTTTCTCCAATTTATCCCCTCCTGCCTTAGCTTCTCCACTGCGGCTGCCGTCAGCTCAGCAGGGTTTGTTGTTGTTCTTGGTATCACCTTGCTGTTTGGCCGGGTGTACTGCTCCACTATCTGTCCCCTGGGAACAGGGCAAGACCTGATCAGCTGCCTCGCCCGCAAGAGGCGCCTGGATACGAAAAAAAATTCCAAGGGAGGAGGCTACCGCTTCTCCAGCCCCCATAGCGGACTTCGCTCTGCCCTCCTTTCCCTGACCGTGCTTCTTCTGCTGGGGGAAAACAACTTGGCGCTCAACCTCCTTGACCCTTTCAGCAGTTTCGGCCGCATTATGGCAAATCTTGTCCGCCCGCTCGTCCTTGGCCTGAACAATCTGGGAGCAATGGTTGCAGAGTCGGTGGGGGGCACCCTGCTCTACCAGGTCCAATGGCCGTCCCTCGCGCCTGTTTCCGTGGGCATCTCCCTGGCCATCCTCATCCTGGTGGGATGGATGAGCGCACATCATGGCCGCCTCTATTGCAACACCCTCTGCCCCGTGGGGACACTGCTGGGGCTGGTGGCGCGTTGCTCGCTCCTTGGTCTGCGCTTCACCCAAGACAGGTGCATCCAGTGTGGAGCCTGCGAGAGCGTATGCAAAGCCGCCTGCATCGATATCGACCTGGGACAGATCGATCTCAGCCGTTGTGTGAGCTGTTATAACTGTCTGAGCGTTTGCCCTACCCAGGCCATCGAGATAGGCAAAACCCGGCACCGACGCTCTGCAACTCCCCGCTCCCCCTCCGGACGGAGGCAATTCCTCCTGACCCTTTTTGCTGGAGGAATGGAACTGCTTACTCAGAGAACGGAGGATGGGCAGCAACGGATCTCCCCCCTGCAAGAACGCCCGACAACCATCTCCGAGAAAAAAAACTGCCCGATTTCCCCTCCGGGATCGATCAGCGTCGCTCACTTCAACTCCCATTGCACTGCCTGCCACCTCTGCGTCTCCGCCTGCCCCTCCCAGGTGTTGCGGCCCTCCTTTGTGGGGTACGGCCTGTCCTCCATGCTGCAGCCGCAGCTGGACTTCCGAACAGGCCACTGCAACTTTGAGTGCACCATCTGCACGGAGATTTGCCCCAGCGGGGCCATTCTCCCGCTAACCAGGAAGGCCAAGAAACAAACCCAGGTCGGGGTTGCCCGGTTCATCCGGGAAAATTGCGTTGTCTTCACCGACAAGACCAACTGCGGCGCCTGCTCCGAGCATTGTCCGACCAAGGCGGTACACATGGTGCCCTATCCACAGGTAGGCGGACGAAAACTACGCATCCCTGAAGTCAATGGGGCCATTTGCGTTGGCTGTGGCGGCTGCGAGCATGCCTGTCCGACACGCCCCTACAAGGCCATCTATGTGGACGGCAACCCGGTGCACAAACTCGCGGAAAAACCGGAGGAAACGCCGGTGAGTGTACCGCCGCCAACCGGCGAGGATTTTCCGTTCTGAAACTAATTAGCTGTTATTTCGAGCAATCTTTTAATGTCTCGTGAAGGCGGCGCCCCGAACAGGCGGCTGTACTCACGGCTGAACTGGGAAGGGCTTTCGTATCCCACGGCAAAGGCAGCGGTTGTCGCGTCCTTCTGCTCCATGAGCATGAGCTGCCTGGCTTCATTGAGACGAATCCTTTTTTGAAACTGGAGCGGGCTCATTGCGGTAACCGCTCGAAAGTGATAATGAAGACCCGAGGTGCTCATGCCACTGAGCGCCGCCAACTCTTCAACCTTGAACGCCTTGTCGTAATTTGTCCGCAACCAGTCGATTGCGCGCGCTATCTGGTTGCTGTGACTGCCGACCATTGCAATCTGGCGCAAACGCGCTCCCTGTTCACTTGTGAGAAGGCGATACAAGATTTCCCTTTGAATCAACGGTGCGAGAACGGGAATATCCTCCGGGGTCTCCAAAAGGTCGACAAGGCGAAGCAGTGCCTGCACAAGAGAAAGTTCGACCTTGCTCACCGCCAAAGCCCTGCCTCCCGGTTGTTTTCTGGAGATGGCCACGTGGTTGTCGATCATCATTTGCGCGATCTGCTTTTTTTCCAGGCGAAGCGTTATTCCCAGGTAGGGTTTTTTACGACTGGCTTCCAGAATCTGTGCCACCAATGGCAAATCGACGGATGAAACCAGGTAATGTTCCTGATCATAAAAAAATTCGTCGTCACCAAGAAGCACCCGTTTGTGTCCCTGGGCAATCAGGCAGACCGAGGGCTCCTGGAGATAGCTTGTCAACTCCGTTGGTGCCTCATGACGGTAAATGGATAAGGCCGGGTACGCCGTGATGAATTCTCTGGGATGGGCAAGGGTCCATGCATCCACTTTTTGGGTTAACAAAGCCATAGACCCTTGAAGAGCCTGGTTTTCCTGTTCTGGAGAGGGATTGATATGCACCATGCGATCGCTCCGGAGAAACGGAATTTTTTTCGTACCAGTGAACAGCACTGGAAATGAGCCCCGTGAAAAAGTCTTGCCAAGCGGGTGACGCTTGTCACCGGTAAAAATAACCGGTGACAGGCACAATGACAAACCGCGTTGATCTGCTTATTGCAAATTTTTAGTAAAAAACGATTCCAGTTTATCAAAGGGAATCATATCGGTCGTGTCGTACAAATCGATATGTCGAGCCCCAGGGACGAAACAAAGTTCTTTTGGTTCTGCGGCTATGGCATAGGCATCCTCTGAAAAGTATCTGGAGTGCGCATTTTCTCCGATAATCAAGAGAATGGGCCGGGGAGAAATCGACTCCACGTAATTCAACAACGGGAAATTCATAAAGGCCCTGGAACTGGTCAGCGTAAAGGCTGCCGGCGCATTGGGGTGGAAGCCCCGTTTCATAGCATAGAATTCAAAGAACTCACTGGTAATGGGATCCAGCTCTTCCGGGACAGAATCCTGCGGTTCACTGGGAAATCCTGCTGCAATCTCATTGGGCCCCAATTCAAAATCCTTCCAGCGCTGCTCACCAAGCTCTACCAGCATTTTGGTACGCTCCTCAGCAGATATGTTGTCCATCCAGCCGTTGCGGGTAACCCGACTCATATCATACATGCTTGCCGTGGCAACCGCCTTGATGCGCTGGTCCACCTGCGCAGCCTTGAGCGCAAATCCACCACTGCCGCAAATGCCAATAGCACCGATTTTATTTCTGTCCACATAGGGCCGAGTCCCGAGGAAATCTACGCCAGCGCTAAAGTCTTCAGTAAAGATCTCAGGAGAGGAGGTACGCCTGGGTTCACCACCGCTGGTGCCGTTGAACGATTCATCAAAGGCGATGGCGATAAATCCGCGTTCAGCCATGGTCTGCGCATACAAGCCGGCGCCCTGCTCTTTGACCCCACCATAGGGTGTCCCCACCACAAGGGCAGGATATTATTTGGCACAATCTAAATCTTTGGGCAGATACAAATCGGCTGAAACGCTGATACCATACCTGTTGCGGTAGCTGACTCGCTCAACCTCGACCTTGTCGCTTTTGGCAAAAATTTTATTCCACATAGCTGTCTCCTTCCTTCCGAATGCTGGAGCATCCGGCAAAATACGTGCAAAGACCTTGTTGAAATATTGAGTGCACTTGGCCTACCGATGGCACTCTTCCTTGTTCAACTTGCACTATAAACAGAGACGTCGTTACGGATTCAACCAATCCTCCAAGATACTTGCCCGATACTCCAAAACAGGCACTTAATCGCCCTTTTTTATCCGGCTCATGCGAGAATGAGCCCGCTGCCAAGATCCCCAAAGTCATTGTATCTCTTTGGACTTACAGGAGGGACCGAATACAATCAGGCAACACATGCAGTCGGATAATCGACGTGCGCGTACTCATTTCAAGAAAATAAACCAAGGCAGGAGCGACTCGACCCATGAAGCGAGAGGGCAAGGTTCACAAACTGGAATGTAACGAAAGAACATCCACGCATGGGTACTGGGATAACACAACCAGGCCCGTGCTCACCATACACTCGGGGGATGTTGTCCACATTGAGACGGGATCCCATCTTATGGGCAAGATGGTTCCCGGAACCGAGATTGACGATTGGGCCAGATGGTATAAGGAGGTCATGGAGGAAACTGCCGAGACCTGCTTTTATCCCGACAGTCATACCGGGGCCGAAAAAATCCCCAAAGGCGCGGGCCATCACCGTCTCACCGGACCCATTTACGTTGAAGAGGCAGAGCCGGGCGATATACTGCAGGTCGAGATTCTCGATATCGATCCGGGCCAGTACGGGTTTAACCTCAACCCCAACACCGACTTTCTCCAACTGGGATTGCTCGCCGATGAGTATCCGCAAGGAAAAGTGCGGTGGTACACGATCAACCGTGAAACAATGAAGGTTGAGTTTTTACCGGGCATCGAAATCCCGGTCCGCCCCTTCCCCGGCACCATTGGCGTGGAACTGGCCGAAAAGGGGATGTGGAGCAATGCCCCTCCGGGACGGCACGGAGGCAATATGGACAACAAGGAATTGGTCAGCGGCACCGCCCTCTACCTGCCGGTCCAGGTCAAGGGGGCAGGATTGAAAACCGGGGATGCACACTATGCGCAAGGCAACGGCGAGGTCAACCTCAACGCCCTGGAGGGGGTGTTCAACAGCATTTCCCTGCGCGTGACGGTCCGCAAAGACCTGTCCTCGCTCATCGACTTCCCCATGGCCTCCAGCCCGAGCCATTGGATTATGATGGGCTTTCACACCGATCTGTATAGATCCTGTCAGATGGCCACCCGGCAGGCTATCAATTTTCTCCATCAATACTACGGATTGCCCAAGGCAGAGGCCTATGCCTTCTGTAGCCAGGCCGTTGATTTACAGGTGACCCAACTCGTTGACTACACCCTCGGCATCCATGCCATGATCCCCAAGAGTTGCTTTGTCGGCGCACAATACCGGGAACTGAACCAACTTTTGATCAAGCATCAGGCATGAAAATATTCAAGAGCCAGAATTTGAGGCTCCTCGTCATTTGGTGTGGGTGTGATTATAAAGATCAAATCCACAACAAATAATGAGGAAACATTATTTTTTGTCATCCAACAACAACATAAGCCAGGGCATTACTATTTGGTGTTGCTTACAGCTAGATGTGGAGCTTAGTGGATCAGAATTACAGAGATATTCATCGTTGTCGCTTACGCCATCACCGTCAGAATCCTTCCGAAGCGGGTTCGTGCCTAGATAGTATTCTTCAGCATCGCTGAGCCCATCCTTGTCACTGTCCGAATAGAAATCGCAGGCATCGCCAATGCCATTGCTGTTACTGTCGGCCTGATCAGGGTTGCTTAGATAGATACAATTATCCTTACTATCCGAGGCTCCATCGTTGTCCAGATCGCTAGCTTGAGCTTCTCCGGCATACTCGATGTTGGTGATATTGCCAACAGAATCATGGGTGTAGTCGATGCTGTTGCCGTTATCGTATGTCGCTTGGGTTAGACGGTTGAGATTGTTGTAGGTATAGCTAACTGTGTAAGCAAAAGATGGAGAACAAAACATTATAGCTAGTATGGTTGTAATCAGGGTATGATGGATTTCTTTCTTTTTATGATACATGGAAAAATATACTCGATCAAAAATGTTATGGTATTGTTGATCTGTTTTATGGAGCATAAATATATTTTTATATTTTTAAAAATATAAAAATAATATAATATACTATATGGTTTTGTTTGGCTATTTAGTCATGAGCGTGTAGTCTGCTGATTTGATACACTCAAAATCAACTGCTATTTTAATATAAGTTCTTTTTAAAAATTGTCTTCTTCTGCAATTGTTTTAATATTTTTCCATGTAAAAATTACATTTACTTACACTTTTTTATAATTCTATTAATTTTAAGTATAGTTCATTTTTTTAAATATCATCTGCTATAATTGCTGGTGAGGCAATTTTGTCGTTTTTTGTTTTATCATATAGATATTTATGTTTTTTCCATAGTGGCTTTCTTGATTTATTCCGCAGATGATCATTTCATTATTCTAGGCATGATATATATGTACCATTGTTCCATACAATATATGATTCGTAAGTTTCGTCAGTATTCGGTATTGTTATTGACGAATTATCGCTGAAATTTATTTCAAGATCTTTTTTCACATTTACATGTGATTCTTTTATTTCCTTGCCGAGTAATATCCATAAATCTTTTGTCTCTGAAGGGTCGTTAGCATTTATTTTTTTTATTTTATTATCTTTTTTTAGAAAAACAA
Coding sequences within it:
- a CDS encoding AraC family transcriptional regulator; the encoded protein is MALLTQKVDAWTLAHPREFITAYPALSIYRHEAPTELTSYLQEPSVCLIAQGHKRVLLGDDEFFYDQEHYLVSSVDLPLVAQILEASRKKPYLGITLRLEKKQIAQMMIDNHVAISRKQPGGRALAVSKVELSLVQALLRLVDLLETPEDIPVLAPLIQREILYRLLTSEQGARLRQIAMVGSHSNQIARAIDWLRTNYDKAFKVEELAALSGMSTSGLHYHFRAVTAMSPLQFQKRIRLNEARQLMLMEQKDATTAAFAVGYESPSQFSREYSRLFGAPPSRDIKRLLEITAN
- a CDS encoding DUF6188 family protein, producing the protein MKKDKFNFINGKHVEQIAIGRFEFQLIFEENVSILIQNIVFLKKDNKIKKINANDPSETKDLWILLGKEIKESHVNVKKDLEINFSDNSSITIPNTDETYESYIVWNNGTYISCLE
- a CDS encoding DUF362 domain-containing protein, which translates into the protein MDRRDFLKKAIGSSIAAGSAWAFTGVEELWAAPLSSARAWELVAVRGGEPGIMFDQAIASFGGMQAFVPKGSKVVVKPNIGWDVPPDRGGNTHPELVGRIVEHCLAVGAKQVTVFDHTCDNWRRCYTNSGIEEAVNRAGGSLVSADSKGYYQHVAVPRGKRLTEALVHQALLQADVFINVPVLKHHSSAMVTIGMKNLMGVVWDRGYWHRNDLHQCIADFASFRKPDLTVVDAYNIMKQNGPRGISVGDVVRMQAQILATDPVAADAAAAKLFGAEPADIRHIQIAADMQLGRMNLQDVSINRIKL
- a CDS encoding alpha/beta hydrolase; its protein translation is MVGTPYGGVKEQGAGLYAQTMAERGFIAIAFDESFNGTSGGEPRRTSSPEIFTEDFSAGVDFLGTRPYVDRNKIGAIGICGSGGFALKAAQVDQRIKAVATASMYDMSRVTRNGWMDNISAEERTKMLVELGEQRWKDFELGPNEIAAGFPSEPQDSVPEELDPITSEFFEFYAMKRGFHPNAPAAFTLTSSRAFMNFPLLNYVESISPRPILLIIGENAHSRYFSEDAYAIAAEPKELCFVPGARHIDLYDTTDMIPFDKLESFFTKNLQ
- a CDS encoding 4Fe-4S binding protein; this encodes MLKRLRVTLAACFFLLTLSLFLDFREMGLRILADNVLFLQFIPSCLSFSTAAAVSSAGFVVVLGITLLFGRVYCSTICPLGTGQDLISCLARKRRLDTKKNSKGGGYRFSSPHSGLRSALLSLTVLLLLGENNLALNLLDPFSSFGRIMANLVRPLVLGLNNLGAMVAESVGGTLLYQVQWPSLAPVSVGISLAILILVGWMSAHHGRLYCNTLCPVGTLLGLVARCSLLGLRFTQDRCIQCGACESVCKAACIDIDLGQIDLSRCVSCYNCLSVCPTQAIEIGKTRHRRSATPRSPSGRRQFLLTLFAGGMELLTQRTEDGQQRISPLQERPTTISEKKNCPISPPGSISVAHFNSHCTACHLCVSACPSQVLRPSFVGYGLSSMLQPQLDFRTGHCNFECTICTEICPSGAILPLTRKAKKQTQVGVARFIRENCVVFTDKTNCGACSEHCPTKAVHMVPYPQVGGRKLRIPEVNGAICVGCGGCEHACPTRPYKAIYVDGNPVHKLAEKPEETPVSVPPPTGEDFPF
- a CDS encoding thrombospondin type 3 repeat-containing protein produces the protein MLHKTDQQYHNIFDRVYFSMYHKKKEIHHTLITTILAIMFCSPSFAYTVSYTYNNLNRLTQATYDNGNSIDYTHDSVGNITNIEYAGEAQASDLDNDGASDSKDNCIYLSNPDQADSNSNGIGDACDFYSDSDKDGLSDAEEYYLGTNPLRKDSDGDGVSDNDEYLCNSDPLSSTSSCKQHQIVMPWLMLLLDDKK
- a CDS encoding acetamidase/formamidase family protein, with the protein product MGKMVPGTEIDDWARWYKEVMEETAETCFYPDSHTGAEKIPKGAGHHRLTGPIYVEEAEPGDILQVEILDIDPGQYGFNLNPNTDFLQLGLLADEYPQGKVRWYTINRETMKVEFLPGIEIPVRPFPGTIGVELAEKGMWSNAPPGRHGGNMDNKELVSGTALYLPVQVKGAGLKTGDAHYAQGNGEVNLNALEGVFNSISLRVTVRKDLSSLIDFPMASSPSHWIMMGFHTDLYRSCQMATRQAINFLHQYYGLPKAEAYAFCSQAVDLQVTQLVDYTLGIHAMIPKSCFVGAQYRELNQLLIKHQA